TCCAGATCATATAAGGTTTTTTATCTTTCATCCGTTGATCATAGCTAATATCAAGTGCATCGCGGAAACTATAAGTAACGCTATAAGCCCAATGCCCATTATTTAAGTCACCCTTCATATCGGAATAACTCACACTCGGAACAATCAGCTGAAGATGCCTTTTAAGCCTCGGATCCCACATATTTTTTAAAAAAGAAAATATTTCATCTGTACTCATACCAACCTCCTCAAGTTGACAAACTAAAAAAATACAATTACCCTACTCACACTTTCGCAAAAAACGAGAGACGGTTTTGACAGACCGATTATCAAGGCGCAGCAGCTATGTGCCTATCAAGGTTCATGGCTTTTTTTATGCCTCCACATTCGTTATGGTGGGTGGTGTATTGGGGAGCCGAAAGGCTCGCCGGTCCTTGATCCGGTCTGTCAACCCGATACATCATCCACCGCCCTAAGTTTGACAGCTCCGGTCGGTGGTAATTAACCACAATCAAGGAGAAATCCATGAATACGCTATTAACCTGGCTACTGTCCGTAGCATCGACACACCATAAAACCCCTGTCCGTCTGTTTCAAATCCGTTATCAACGCGCCATCCGTGGGATTCGCGCCCTGCTGTTGCCACCGGCTTTAACTCGGGAGGTGTAACATGAATCATCAATTAAAAACCCTAGCCAACCCGTTCCAGTTTACCGATTCGGACATCCGCACCGCCACTGACGAGCACAGCGAAGTGTGGTTCTGCGCTAAAGACGTTTGCACAGTACTTGATATTGAATGGACTGGACACACCCTAGATAATATGCCTGAAAACTGGTTTATGGTGGTAAAACTCACCACCATAAAAGGCGAAAGAGAAGCCTATTTCATCAACGAAGCCGGTCTTTATCACCTGATCTTCCGCTCGAATAAACCCAAAGCCAAAGACTTTGCCAATTGGGTTTGCGAAACCGTTCTGCCTGAAATACGTAAAACCGGTTTCTTTGGTACTATCGACATCAAAGACCAGATCAACATCGCCAAACAGATTGATACTCTGTCCCTGCAAATCATCCAAACCAAGAACGCTTACCGACGTAAACTGTTGCAAGACCAACTACGCCGTCTCTGTAACATTGTCAACCAACCTATACCACCAGATAATTGGATAGCGTTGACTCATGACCAGGTTGATCTATTTGGTGAGCAATCATGAAAAAGCGACAACAAATAGAGACCGAGCAGATCCTTCATGCCTTGGAAGGCGCAGCCCAAGGTATTGCGGCTGCTGTCGAACAAGAAACCATTACATCTATGCAAATCTACTGCCTGCTTAACATCCTGATTAAGCAACTACAAGCCAACCTGTCCCACTAACAACCTCATAGCCGGGCTAATCACTCGGCTTCAGTACCGCCTTACCACCACCAACCGCCAATCACTCAGGCCGCACTAAATCGGTGCAATAGTACCCCAGAGCCGCCGGCTGAAAATCACTCCTCCTCACCCGCGATGTTTTTGCATTTTTTTTATGCATTGAAATATCGAGCGCACAACTTTAGTGTGTCTATGATTCCTGAAGGAACCTTAATTAGTGGGGTTTTGGTGGTTTTTTTTACTTTTGAAATGCAATCGAATGATTGCAATATTTGAACAGAAAGTGGTGGTTCAGAAAAAGTTGAACCGCCACTTTACCGCCAATCATTAACTTATAAATCTAAATTATCCTTATAAATCAATGAGTTATATGGTGGAGGCGGGGGGAATTGAACCCCCGTCCGCAAGCACTCCGCCTTAAGGTCTACATGCTTATCTCGCTCTTTATTTTAGCTAATGACTACCCGTCGAGCCAAGAAAATCATCAGCGATTCCGTAAAGTTTTAGCGCATCCACACCGGACGGATTTCAACGCGATCTTATGTAAATGACCTCTGAACGTTCAGCGAACCGAACTCCACCCGCATAAGCACAGATGGTCAAAGGAATGGTGCTGTGTTTAAGCAGCTAAAGCCATTGAGTAGTTTTCGTCATTTGCGAATACTTAAGTTTCAGTAGATTTTACGAGGTGTACTGTCCTCGGCATGCGCTTAAGGTTTTGCTACCCACGTCGAAGCCATGTCGCCCCCTTGTGGTTTGCAGGCTAAAAGATTTAGCCTTTATCAAGAAGTTCTATTTTACAGCTAACATAATAAATGAGCTGGCTGTTTTTGTAAACTATCTTTGATTTTTAGATTCTGTTGCTGCGCACCCAGTGCGCAGCAACAGATGTTCGGCACTTAGATAACGGTTACGTTTTCTGCTTGTGGGCCTTTTTGACCTTGAGTAACAGTAAACTGTACTTTTTGGCCTTCATCAAGAGACTTATAGCCGCCTGAGTTTTGAATTTGTTGAAAATGTACGAAAACGTCAGGACCTGATGCTTGTTCGATAAAACCGAAGCCTTTATCAGAGTTAAACCATTTGACGGTACCAGTTGTAATTGTAGACATGATGAATCCTATAAATATTAAATAATAAAGCCGTTAAGGCCAGTAAAGCAGGTAAATTTGGAAATTACAAAATGAAAAACAGGACGAGAAACTACAAAAGAGACATCGAAATGGTAAGCAGAGGGTAAATCTTATTTTCAAGCTGATGTGTATTTTAAGCTGTTATTCATCAATGTCAAATTATATTTTTAACTGGCCAAGCAAACAAGTTTTAACGATTGGCTTTAAAGTAACCTAACGTGAGTCACTGCAAGATTGTGCGTAGCGAATTTTTTGTTGCGGACCAAGGCATAATCCCCTGATTTTCTATACCAAAACACTTAGCCCCACTGATTCTACTAAAGTCATTTGTTTGGCTACTTTCCTGTCCATTTTCATATCATCACATCCTGAGATGATAAAAACCAAAACTAACATATACTTTATTTTTTTCATGCGATTACACCTTCATTATTAAACGTTTATAACGCTTGCTTATATTTATAAAATTACTGCTGGTAGTTTAATAGGATTGTAATACCTTGTCATTAAACACACGCGATATTATCTATCGAGAGCTTAAATCAACCGAACCCTGAACCCAATTTACCGCCATCTTTTTCTGGCATCAACCAGACTTAGTTGCAGATGGACTTAACTGTACTGGTATCAAAGCCTTAATTTACTTTTTTTCGCCTTGGAGCAAGACCAAAGCATCTTCTATCTGACAGTAAGTCACGTTGATATCATGTCGCTGTTTGAATAAACGCTGTAGCTGCCTCACATCAGGATTATCAAGCTTCATTTTTGTAATCAGGCTCGATAAATCCTCATTGACAGCCCACGGATAAATAAGCCATCGCCATTCGTTGACAGTCTCGGCATAAAAGTCGGGAATAAAAGTGGAAACCGTTTTAAAGTGCAGGCTTGCCGTACATAATTTTTTTACCGTACCACAATGCATAACATGATCCAATGCAACGGCAAAAGTATCGCCGCTATCTGAAACATCATCCAGTAGCAGGATATTTCGCCCACTAATATCGGTGTTTAACGAATATTTTACAAAGGCTTCATGTTGTTTATAAGCACCTTGATAATGTTCAATTTTGAAGCTGGTCAAATCAAAAATACCAAGCATGTCCGACAAAATTCGACCGGGAACGTAACCACCCCTGCCTATAGCCACAATCCCGTCAATCTGGCAATTTGCCTTACGCAATTGACCGACCAGTTGCCGACATAAACTGTCAACCTTATCCCAGGTTATTAAGGTACAAAGCATTTGTTGATTCATATAAAACCTCAAGATAATTGAGTCAACTTAAGAAACTGACGTTTAATTAAATACCGCTAAAATTCCACCGGAATTTTATGTCTGTCAAATACCCCCCCCTTTTTTTGCACTTTACTCTATTTTTAGCACCTTGGCACCGCGTATCTTTCCAGTCTTCAATTCAATTTATGCAAGAACATGAACCTCAGGCTTGAGATTTTTTTTGCGGCCAGACTCCATCTAAAACAAGACAGTTTAAAGTTAAGTTGCTCGTATAATTATTGTGCTGTTAATAACAAAACCTGAAAAAATGACTGTTACGTTTACGACAATTTTTTCATTTAAAAAACAAAAAAATAATATAAATCAATAATATAAAATAAAATTCCAGCGTTGGCATGACCTGTGCTTTTACTTATTGTAAATACACTTACGAGGTCAAGACCATGCAATTGCCAGTATTAAACAATACCCCTTCCCACGCAGAGCATGAGGCTAAGGGTGGTTGTGCAGCCAGTTCGTGTGGCACTTCAGAAAATCAAATGGATTCGCTGCCTGATTCAATACGGGAAAAAGTACAGAATCATCCGTGTTATTCAGAAGATGCACATCATTACTTTGCAAGGATGCATGTGGCGGTTGCTCCCGCTTGCAATATCCAGTGTCATTACTGTAACCGTAAATATGATTGCTCAAATGAATCACGTCCCGGCGTCGTTTCTGAAGTGCTGACGCCGGATCAGGCCGTTAAAAAAACCATGGCTGTGGCGGCCAATATTCCGCAAATGACTGTATTGGGTATTGCAGGTCCCGGTGATCCTTTGGCTAATCCTGAGCGTACTTTTGAGACCTTCAGGCGTTTAAGTCTTGAAGCCCCGGATATTAAATTGTGCGTATCAACTAACGGTTTGGCTCTACCAGAATCCGTAGAGGAATTAGCCAAGCATAATATTGATCATGTCACTATTACCATTAATTGCGTTGATCCTGAAATCGGCGCAAAAATTTATCCGTGGATTTTCTGGAATAACAAACGCATTAAAGGCGTAAAAGGCGCGAAAATTCTGATTGCACAACAGCAAAAGGGTCTGGAAATGCTGATTGCCAAAGGCATTCTGGTTAAGGTTAACTCGGTAATGATTCCCGGTGTTAACGATCAGCATTTAGCTGAAGTCAGCAGAGTCGTCAAAGCCAAAGGTGCATTTCTACACAATGTGATGCCGCTGATTTCCGAACCGGAACACGGGACTTTTTATGGCGTGATGGGGCAACGAGGTCCAACACCTGATGAATTACAAGATCTGCAAGATAGCTGCTCCGGCGATATGAATATGATGCGTCATTGCCGACAATGTCGGGCCGATGCCGTGGGTATGTTGGGTGAAGATCGCGGCGATGAATTTACGCTGGACAAGATTGAAGTTATGGAAATTGATTATGAAGCCGCGATGGAAAAACGCAAGGTGATACACCTTGCCATACAGGCTGAAATGGACAGTAAACGTTTGGAAAAATCTGAAAAAGCACAACAACAAAAACAAGAACCCAAGCTGACCACACGTCCGGTATTGATGGCGGTAGCCACCAGCGGGCAAGGCGTGATTAACCTGCACTTTGGCCATGCCAAAGAATTTCTGATTTATGAAGCCTCGCCAGACGGGGTGCGTTTTATCAGTCATCGCAAAGCCGATCAATACTGTGGTGGCGATACGTCTTGCGGCGATGGTGAAACCACTTTGCAAGTAACTATTCGCGCTTTGGCTGGCTGCGAAGCGGTACTGTGTTCCAAAGTCGGTTATGAACCTTGGGAAATGCTGGAAGCAGCCGGTATCGCCCCCAACGGTGAACATGCCATGGAACCTATCGAAGAAGCCGTGCTGGCCGTCTATAAAGAAATGGCAACAGCCGGTAAGTTGGCTGTAATATCTGAGGTAATCCGCGCAAGTGCATAACAAAACTATAAATACGCTGGTTCCCAAGCTTGAGCTTGGGAACCAGGAAGGCGAAGCTCCAACTTCGCGTAAATGCTTTAGGAGTCTGTTATGGCAGTAAAAATTATTGAGTCTTGCGTTAATTGTTTTGCCTGTGAGCCGGTTTGTCCCAGTAACGCAATTTATGAGGCCAAACCGCATTTTTTGGTAAACCCTAAAAAATGCACCGAATGTGAAGGTGATTTTCCGGTCTTTCAATGTGCCAGTATTTGCCCAATTGAAGGAGCAATTCTGGATTCGTTTGGAATAGCGATTAACCCGCCCGGTTCTTTAACTGGTATTCCGCCGGAAAAAATGGCTGAAGCCATGGCGGAATTACAGTCCCACTGACCAAGGACATCACTGATGGCTACTGTCACTTTCTATGAAAAACCTGGTTGTATTAATAATACCCGGCAAAAGAGACTGTTGGCAGCAGCAGGTCATCAAGTTATTGCTAAAAATATATTAACTGAAAACTGGCAGGCAGAGCGCTTACGCATTTTCTTCGGTGCATTAGCAGTACGAAATTGGTTCAATTATAGCGCCCCAGCTATAAAAAATGGCGAGATTGATGCTGATAACCTGACTGAACAGGAAGCGTTAGTGCTGATGCTGAAAAACCCGTTATTAATTCGTCGTCCGTTAATGCAAGTCGGAAACCGCTTTATGGCAGGATTTGATCAAGAGATAGTAAATAACTGGATTGGCTTAAAAGAAATCGAGACAAATCAGGATCTGGAAAACTGCCCTCGCCCACTTACACAGCCAAACTGCGGTCATGAATAAGCTACCAATTTTAACCGTTGATGGCGTACCACAAGCGGTCGCATTATCGGAAAGAGTCCATTGGATAGGCGCTCTGGACCCAAATTTGCGTACCTTTGACATTATCTTAAAAACCGCCAATGGCACAACTTATAATGCCTATGTGGTTAGAGGCAGTGAGGGCGTTGCCATTATTGATACGGTAAAAGAAAATTTTGCCGATGATTTTTTTGCCCGTCTGGAGTCGGTAGCCAGTTATGACGAAATTAAAGTCATTGTCTTAAATCATTTGGAACCCGACCATACTGGTGCTTTGCCTGAACTGATGCGCAGGGCGCCACAAGCCCAACTTTACATTTCGCAAAAAGCGCAATCCATGCTCAAAGCCTTGTTAAAACAGGATGAGTTTGATTTTACGCCGGTAATGACCGGTGACAAGGTATCACTGGGAGACCGTACCTTGGCATTTTTTCATACACCATATTTACATTGGCCGGATACGCAATGTACTTATCTGGTAGAAGAAAAAACCTTATTTTCAGGCGATGTGTTTGGC
Above is a window of Methylobacter sp. S3L5C DNA encoding:
- a CDS encoding BRO family protein → MNHQLKTLANPFQFTDSDIRTATDEHSEVWFCAKDVCTVLDIEWTGHTLDNMPENWFMVVKLTTIKGEREAYFINEAGLYHLIFRSNKPKAKDFANWVCETVLPEIRKTGFFGTIDIKDQINIAKQIDTLSLQIIQTKNAYRRKLLQDQLRRLCNIVNQPIPPDNWIALTHDQVDLFGEQS
- a CDS encoding cold-shock protein; its protein translation is MSTITTGTVKWFNSDKGFGFIEQASGPDVFVHFQQIQNSGGYKSLDEGQKVQFTVTQGQKGPQAENVTVI
- a CDS encoding phosphoribosyltransferase, producing the protein MNQQMLCTLITWDKVDSLCRQLVGQLRKANCQIDGIVAIGRGGYVPGRILSDMLGIFDLTSFKIEHYQGAYKQHEAFVKYSLNTDISGRNILLLDDVSDSGDTFAVALDHVMHCGTVKKLCTASLHFKTVSTFIPDFYAETVNEWRWLIYPWAVNEDLSSLITKMKLDNPDVRQLQRLFKQRHDINVTYCQIEDALVLLQGEKK
- the nifB gene encoding nitrogenase cofactor biosynthesis protein NifB; the protein is MQLPVLNNTPSHAEHEAKGGCAASSCGTSENQMDSLPDSIREKVQNHPCYSEDAHHYFARMHVAVAPACNIQCHYCNRKYDCSNESRPGVVSEVLTPDQAVKKTMAVAANIPQMTVLGIAGPGDPLANPERTFETFRRLSLEAPDIKLCVSTNGLALPESVEELAKHNIDHVTITINCVDPEIGAKIYPWIFWNNKRIKGVKGAKILIAQQQKGLEMLIAKGILVKVNSVMIPGVNDQHLAEVSRVVKAKGAFLHNVMPLISEPEHGTFYGVMGQRGPTPDELQDLQDSCSGDMNMMRHCRQCRADAVGMLGEDRGDEFTLDKIEVMEIDYEAAMEKRKVIHLAIQAEMDSKRLEKSEKAQQQKQEPKLTTRPVLMAVATSGQGVINLHFGHAKEFLIYEASPDGVRFISHRKADQYCGGDTSCGDGETTLQVTIRALAGCEAVLCSKVGYEPWEMLEAAGIAPNGEHAMEPIEEAVLAVYKEMATAGKLAVISEVIRASA
- a CDS encoding 4Fe-4S dicluster domain-containing protein, coding for MAVKIIESCVNCFACEPVCPSNAIYEAKPHFLVNPKKCTECEGDFPVFQCASICPIEGAILDSFGIAINPPGSLTGIPPEKMAEAMAELQSH
- a CDS encoding ArsC/Spx/MgsR family protein, with amino-acid sequence MATVTFYEKPGCINNTRQKRLLAAAGHQVIAKNILTENWQAERLRIFFGALAVRNWFNYSAPAIKNGEIDADNLTEQEALVLMLKNPLLIRRPLMQVGNRFMAGFDQEIVNNWIGLKEIETNQDLENCPRPLTQPNCGHE